One region of Triticum aestivum cultivar Chinese Spring chromosome 6B, IWGSC CS RefSeq v2.1, whole genome shotgun sequence genomic DNA includes:
- the LOC123133785 gene encoding uncharacterized protein has protein sequence MITREEERIMRDVEDKQVIAEIIMDDRKRSVKERTLDLNEEIDMESEEGEVGNDKDEEEEDDGGSTTDVAGSRSSSNNSSTNHASETQKGTGGGEHRVRQYNRSKLPRLRWTPDLHMAFIRAVERLGGQERATPKLVLQMMNVRGLSIAHVKSHLQMYRSKKLDHEGQRIRGAISSVFSPMDFHSMRGDRRFHDMLLQRAAALSSTAERGGFFVSRNGGGGGNTTSRLYGILQHQHRPSPMQSGFKNCSFRNQEWAFDQRGMMARNDVKAPSTTPHFFASSSVRRWPLTSAVAGAGEQMRDESFGYFTGHGSGPLSRPMAPATSVVPGGGNHRLPFRWHGGDGGKGAKATSSDPVMIVEALDSQQQKHLEQQRALITLADKMRLPAETPELELSLSPATATETTDGTPSKKRKKSTPASREKELEHANKLSISLSLLPPAASMPMQRQEKTRGGSVEAALGQSTLDLTMSIRALE, from the exons ATGATAACTAGGGAGGAGGAGAGGATTATGAGAGATGTGGAGGACAAGCAGGTGATAGCTGAGATCATCATGGATGACAGGAAGAGATCTGTGAAGGAGCGCACGCTGGATCTCAATGAAGAAATCGATATGGAGAGCGAGGAAGGAGAAGTCGGCAACgacaaggacgaggaggaggaggatgatggagGTAGCACCACCGACGTTGCCGGGAGCCGGAGCTccagcaacaacagcagcaccaACCATGCTTCGGAGACCCAAAAGGGTACCGGGGGCGGCGAGCATAGGGTGCGGCAGTACAACCGATCGAAGCTGCCTAGGCTCCGGTGGACGCCTGATCTTCACATGGCCTTCATACGCGCTGTCGAGAGGCTTGGTGGTCAAGAGA GAGCTACGCCTAAGCTGGTGCTTCAGATGATGAACGTTAGGGGGCTCAGTATTGCTCATGTGAAAAGCCATCTGCAG ATGTACCGAAGCAAGAAGCTAGACCACGAGGGTCAACGGATCAGGGGAGCAATCTCCTCAG TATTTTCACCTATGGATTTCCACTCAATGAGAGGTGATCGACGCTTTCATGACATGCTCCTCCAAAGAGCTGCCGCCCTCTCCTCGACGGCGGAGCGCGGCGGCTTCTTCGTGTCGcggaatggcggcggcggcgggaacaCTACTAGCCGCCTCTATGGGATTCTCCAACACCAACACAGGCCATCTCCGATGCAATCTGGCTTCAAGAACTGCAGTTTCAG GAATCAAGAGTGGGCGTTCGACCAGCGTGGCATGATGGCCAGGAATGATGTGAAGGCCCCCTCGACCACGCCGCACTTCTTCGCGTCCTCGTCGGTAAGGAGGTGGCCATTAACCTCCGCAGTTGCCGGAGCCGGTGAGCAAATGCGAGATGAGAGCTTCGGTTACTTTACCGGCCATGGCTCTGGGCCGCTCTCGAGGCCAATGGCACCGGCGACGTCGGTCGTGCCAGGAGGAGGTAACCATCGTCTCCCGTTTAGATGGCACGGCGGCGATGGCGGCAAGGGCGCTAAGGCCACATCGTCAGATCCCGTGATGATCGTCGAAGCCCTAGATTCCCAGCAACAGAAGCATCTTGAACAGCAGAGGGCTCTGATTACACTAGCCGACAAGATGCGGCTTCCGGCAGAGACGCCGGAGTTGGAGCTCAGTTTGTCTCCAGCCACGGCAACCGAGACCACAGATGGGACAccgagcaagaagaggaagaagagcactCCTGCATCGAGGGAGAAAGAGCTGGAACATGCCAATAAGCTGTCGATCTCGCTCTCGCTCTTGCCACCTGCAGCTTCCATGCCCATGCAGCGGCAGGAAAAGACAAGAGGGGGCAGCGTGGAGGCCGCTCTGGGGCAGAGTACTTTGGATCTGACCATGTCGATCAGGGCATTGGAGTGA